From Oscillospiraceae bacterium CM, a single genomic window includes:
- a CDS encoding methylenetetrahydrofolate reductase: MTVCDTMARRTAFSFEVFPPKTDEGMAKLIGKNGVLEKLYTLKPDYISCTYGAGGTNAGRNLEVLDAVKKSNAATPITHFTCIGNTRDGIRSQLQTYLDHGIDHILALRGDLPFGWTGTGGDLHYATELVLFIRNAFGSRFTIAVAGSPEGHIQCRSLEADIGFLKQKQDEGADFIMTQLCWDIDQFRRWLDQIHKAGITMPVDVGIMPVLDAGATINMALSRNGCVMPRALCEIISKNWIFPNPFAPGESEQAVAAKKAAFKEAGIAYTIGLIDAYRAAGVSGIHLYALNKYDDMAQLVKLSGIQDL, translated from the coding sequence ATGACTGTTTGCGACACAATGGCAAGACGCACGGCCTTTTCCTTTGAAGTGTTTCCGCCAAAGACGGACGAGGGTATGGCAAAGCTGATCGGCAAAAACGGTGTTTTAGAAAAGCTGTATACACTCAAGCCGGACTATATATCCTGCACCTATGGCGCAGGCGGAACCAACGCCGGCAGGAATCTTGAGGTGCTTGACGCCGTCAAAAAATCCAATGCTGCAACGCCAATAACACACTTTACCTGCATCGGCAACACGCGGGACGGAATCCGCAGCCAGCTTCAAACGTACCTTGACCACGGTATTGACCACATTCTCGCCCTGCGCGGCGACCTTCCCTTCGGCTGGACCGGGACAGGGGGCGATTTACACTACGCGACAGAGCTCGTCTTGTTCATCCGAAATGCGTTTGGCAGCCGGTTTACGATTGCCGTCGCTGGTTCTCCGGAAGGCCACATTCAATGCCGCAGCCTAGAGGCGGATATCGGTTTTTTAAAACAAAAGCAGGATGAGGGCGCCGACTTCATCATGACCCAGCTCTGTTGGGATATTGACCAGTTCCGGCGGTGGCTCGATCAAATTCATAAGGCCGGTATCACCATGCCGGTCGACGTGGGTATCATGCCGGTGCTGGACGCTGGAGCGACGATCAATATGGCGCTGTCCAGAAACGGCTGCGTGATGCCGAGGGCTCTTTGCGAAATTATTTCGAAGAACTGGATTTTTCCGAACCCCTTTGCGCCGGGTGAATCCGAACAAGCCGTGGCGGCAAAAAAGGCCGCCTTTAAAGAAGCGGGCATCGCTTATACAATCGGCCTCATTGACGCCTACCGCGCCGCTGGCGTTAGCGGTATTCACCTCTACGCCTTGAATAAATATGACGACATGGCCCAGCTCGTCAAGTTGTCCGGTATTCAGGATCTTTAG
- a CDS encoding prolipoprotein diacylglyceryl transferase, protein MHEIPISFPMFGEHFVINPPRAMTVFGFAIYWYAVLIAAGFVLATLYVIKRRDDFGLTQDDVLDLFIWAVPSGIVGARLYYILFNASDYFGPGKWLNILKFREGGLAVYGGIIAAVLCVWIYSKVKKIPVGVLFDVGALGLLIGQAVGRWGNFINREAFGGQTDLPWKMGLTTTAGTVYVHPTFLYESLWNAIGFVLIHFFSKKYRKYDGQVFLLYVAWYGLGRFMIEGLRTDSLYIHGTDIRVSQLVAALSVAAAVIILVRNQLRKTPRHPLYVNAVSETLHSADKLETDDPDQHKKDSKNTRKTSLKTKTSDSRQNT, encoded by the coding sequence ATGCATGAGATTCCGATTTCGTTCCCGATGTTCGGGGAGCACTTTGTTATAAACCCGCCGCGCGCAATGACGGTGTTTGGTTTTGCGATTTATTGGTACGCCGTTCTGATTGCCGCCGGATTTGTTCTGGCGACGCTGTATGTGATAAAAAGACGCGATGATTTCGGCCTGACGCAGGACGACGTGCTCGACCTATTTATCTGGGCCGTCCCCTCTGGCATTGTCGGTGCCCGCCTGTACTACATCCTCTTCAACGCCTCAGACTATTTCGGTCCCGGCAAATGGCTCAATATCCTGAAATTCCGTGAAGGCGGCCTTGCCGTCTATGGCGGCATCATTGCAGCAGTTTTATGCGTCTGGATTTACTCGAAAGTCAAAAAAATTCCAGTCGGCGTTCTCTTTGACGTCGGGGCGCTCGGCCTTTTAATTGGTCAGGCCGTCGGCCGGTGGGGCAACTTTATAAACCGTGAGGCTTTTGGCGGCCAGACGGATCTGCCGTGGAAAATGGGGTTGACGACAACAGCCGGAACGGTTTACGTCCATCCGACCTTCTTGTATGAATCGCTTTGGAATGCCATCGGCTTTGTCCTGATTCATTTCTTTTCAAAAAAATACAGAAAATATGATGGTCAAGTTTTTCTGCTTTATGTGGCCTGGTACGGTCTGGGGCGTTTTATGATTGAAGGCCTTCGGACGGACAGCCTTTATATTCACGGCACTGATATCCGTGTCTCACAGCTTGTCGCCGCGCTGTCGGTTGCCGCCGCCGTTATCATCCTGGTGCGCAATCAGCTTCGGAAAACGCCGAGGCATCCCCTCTATGTCAACGCCGTTTCGGAGACGTTGCATTCTGCCGACAAGCTGGAAACAGATGACCCCGACCAGCACAAGAAAGACAGCAAAAATACCCGCAAAACATCTTTAAAGACGAAGACAAGTGACAGCCGACAGAACACTTAA
- a CDS encoding insulinase family protein gives MKSKGYDRIREQVFTEKLENGLTVFVVPKRGYNKKYAFFATDYGGADRRFQRAGQWIDTPMGVAHFLEHKMFDTEDGNALANLSANGASPNAFTSSDITAYFFESIDKFEENLEILLQFVSVPYFTPESVQKEQGIIGQEIRMTEDEPDYAVYYGLMKALYRHNPLRDSVAGTVESIAEITADTLYNCHAVFYNPSNMVLCVAGDVEPESILELARRILPKEAGEIPSRDYGPAESSEPEIRRTEKKMSVSIPIFLIGAKAKPVKDGADYLRQELVGNLALDILAGHSSPLYLRLYQQGLVNSGFSATYEAAAGAFYTMLGGESKDPDTVFEAIKEEALAIAKNGCDKDLFDRQKKAALGRQIRALNAFDAVCYNMAHAYFRSYDAFEATEVLNAITPDDVTNFVRDNLTPDAMALSVILPSGDA, from the coding sequence ATGAAAAGTAAAGGGTATGACCGCATCCGCGAACAGGTGTTTACGGAGAAGCTTGAAAACGGCCTGACTGTTTTCGTCGTCCCAAAACGTGGCTATAACAAAAAATATGCTTTTTTTGCAACAGATTACGGCGGAGCCGACAGGCGCTTTCAGCGTGCCGGGCAGTGGATTGACACGCCGATGGGCGTGGCGCATTTTCTTGAGCACAAAATGTTTGATACGGAAGACGGCAACGCGCTGGCGAATCTCTCGGCGAACGGGGCCTCGCCCAACGCCTTTACGTCGTCGGATATTACGGCTTATTTCTTTGAGAGCATCGACAAATTTGAGGAAAACCTTGAGATTCTGCTCCAATTTGTCTCCGTCCCCTATTTTACGCCCGAAAGCGTCCAGAAGGAACAGGGCATCATCGGGCAGGAAATCCGCATGACGGAGGACGAGCCGGATTATGCCGTCTACTACGGGCTGATGAAGGCCCTTTATCGCCACAACCCGCTGCGGGACTCTGTTGCCGGAACCGTTGAGAGCATTGCTGAAATAACGGCCGACACGCTGTATAACTGCCACGCCGTTTTTTATAACCCGTCAAACATGGTCCTCTGCGTCGCCGGGGATGTTGAACCGGAGAGTATCCTTGAGCTTGCGCGCAGGATATTGCCGAAAGAAGCGGGCGAAATTCCCAGCCGCGATTACGGCCCGGCGGAATCTTCCGAGCCGGAAATAAGGCGTACGGAAAAAAAGATGTCCGTCAGTATACCGATTTTCCTCATCGGCGCAAAAGCAAAGCCGGTCAAAGACGGGGCCGATTATCTCCGGCAGGAGCTGGTTGGCAATCTGGCGCTGGACATTTTGGCGGGGCACTCCTCCCCGCTTTACCTCAGGCTGTATCAGCAGGGGCTCGTCAACAGCGGCTTTTCGGCAACGTATGAAGCGGCTGCCGGGGCCTTTTACACCATGCTTGGCGGTGAGAGCAAGGATCCCGACACGGTTTTTGAGGCCATTAAAGAAGAAGCGCTTGCCATCGCCAAAAACGGGTGTGACAAGGACTTGTTCGACCGGCAGAAAAAAGCCGCGCTCGGCCGCCAGATCCGTGCGCTCAACGCTTTTGACGCCGTCTGTTACAACATGGCGCACGCCTACTTCAGAAGCTACGACGCCTTTGAAGCAACAGAGGTTTTGAATGCGATCACGCCTGACGACGTGACAAATTTTGTCCGTGACAATCTCACGCCGGACGCGATGGCACTGTCCGTTATTTTGCCGAGCGGCGACGCATGA
- a CDS encoding formate--tetrahydrofolate ligase, with product MLDPREYKDWQIAEDAEKSLPGVEYFREKMGLLPEEIIPYGKTPKLDFIKIMKRLKDKPDGKLIEVTAITPTPLGEGKSTTSLGIIEGLGKIGKNVGGCLRQPSGAPTMNVKGTAAGGGNALLIPMTEFSLGLTGDINDIMNAHNLGMVALNARMQHERNYTDEELAKRGLKRLDIDPDRIEFGWVIDFCAQGLRNIRIGMGATKNDGFEVNSKFGVAVGSELMAILAIARDLKDLRERISNIVLAYSKSGAPVTARDLEVDGAMCAWMRNTINPTLCYTIEHQPCLVHAGPFANIAIGQSSIIGERLGLKLWDYYVTESGFAADIGFEKFWNVKCRLSGLKPNVSIIVATIRALKMHGGGPAVVPGRPLPAEYTQQNLELLEKGCANLFHHVKNVVKSGIKPVVCINKFYTDTDEEVALIKKLCAEKNVRCALSEHWQFGGEGAVELANLVVEACEEPVDFKYLYPLEMPLRQRVETIAKEIYGADGVDWAPLALEKAERFEKDPKYADYATMMVKTHLSLSSDPTLKGVPTNWRLPIRDILEYGGAKFLCPMAGTISMMPGTGSDPAYRRIDVDVETGKVSGLF from the coding sequence ATGCTTGACCCCAGAGAATACAAAGACTGGCAAATTGCTGAAGACGCAGAAAAAAGCTTACCCGGCGTCGAATATTTCCGTGAGAAGATGGGCCTTCTCCCCGAAGAAATCATCCCCTACGGAAAGACACCGAAGCTCGACTTCATCAAAATCATGAAGCGCCTCAAGGATAAGCCGGACGGCAAGCTCATCGAAGTCACAGCCATCACCCCGACACCGCTCGGCGAAGGCAAGTCCACAACCTCCCTCGGTATCATCGAAGGCCTCGGCAAGATCGGCAAGAACGTCGGCGGCTGCCTGCGTCAGCCCTCCGGCGCCCCCACGATGAACGTTAAGGGTACGGCGGCCGGCGGCGGCAACGCCCTCCTGATCCCGATGACTGAGTTCTCCCTCGGCCTCACCGGCGATATCAACGACATTATGAACGCCCACAACCTCGGCATGGTCGCTCTCAACGCCCGTATGCAGCACGAGCGCAACTATACCGATGAAGAGCTCGCCAAGCGTGGCCTGAAGAGACTCGACATCGATCCCGATCGCATTGAGTTCGGCTGGGTTATCGACTTCTGCGCACAGGGTCTCCGCAACATCCGCATCGGCATGGGCGCAACAAAGAACGACGGTTTTGAAGTCAACTCCAAGTTCGGCGTCGCTGTCGGCTCCGAGCTGATGGCTATTCTCGCCATTGCCCGTGACCTCAAAGACCTTCGTGAGCGTATTTCCAACATCGTGCTTGCTTACAGCAAGAGTGGCGCGCCTGTCACAGCCCGCGATCTCGAGGTCGACGGTGCTATGTGCGCTTGGATGCGTAACACCATTAACCCCACGCTCTGCTACACGATCGAGCATCAGCCCTGCCTCGTCCATGCTGGCCCGTTTGCGAACATCGCCATCGGCCAGTCCTCCATCATCGGCGAGCGCCTCGGCCTGAAGCTGTGGGATTACTATGTCACAGAGTCCGGCTTCGCTGCCGACATCGGCTTCGAGAAGTTCTGGAACGTCAAATGCCGTCTGTCCGGCCTGAAGCCCAACGTCTCCATCATCGTGGCAACAATCCGCGCCCTGAAGATGCACGGCGGCGGCCCGGCCGTCGTTCCGGGACGTCCCCTCCCCGCCGAATACACGCAGCAGAACCTCGAGCTCCTCGAGAAGGGCTGCGCCAACCTCTTCCACCATGTTAAAAACGTTGTCAAGTCCGGCATCAAGCCCGTCGTCTGCATCAACAAGTTCTACACCGATACAGACGAGGAAGTCGCTCTCATCAAGAAGCTCTGCGCTGAGAAGAACGTCCGCTGCGCGCTCTCCGAGCATTGGCAGTTTGGCGGCGAAGGCGCAGTCGAGCTCGCCAACCTTGTTGTCGAAGCCTGCGAAGAGCCCGTCGATTTCAAATACCTCTATCCGCTTGAGATGCCGCTGCGTCAGCGTGTTGAGACAATTGCCAAGGAAATCTACGGCGCCGACGGCGTTGATTGGGCACCGCTTGCTCTCGAGAAGGCTGAGCGCTTCGAGAAGGATCCGAAGTATGCCGACTACGCGACAATGATGGTTAAAACCCACCTGTCCCTCTCCTCTGACCCGACGCTCAAGGGTGTACCGACGAATTGGCGTCTGCCGATCCGCGACATTCTCGAGTACGGCGGCGCGAAATTCCTCTGCCCGATGGCCGGTACGATCAGCATGATGCCCGGCACAGGCTCTGACCCGGCATACCGCCGTATCGACGTTGATGTCGAAACAGGCAAGGTTTCTGGTCTCTTCTAA
- a CDS encoding cyclodeaminase/cyclohydrolase family protein has translation MSFVTVNCNEFVEVLASKAPVPGGGGASALVGAIGTALGSMVGNLTVGKKKYADVEADILKIMDKAAALQKDLLKLVDEDAVVFEPLSKAYGIPKDDPNRDKIMEDALKAACSVPMDIMRACCKAIELHEELAAKGSALALSDVGVGVVFCKSALMGASLNVFINTKSMMDKAHAAEIEKEADALLTKYCAQADAIYDSVIKRLR, from the coding sequence ATGTCTTTTGTTACAGTTAACTGCAACGAATTTGTTGAAGTGCTCGCGTCAAAAGCTCCCGTTCCCGGCGGCGGCGGCGCATCCGCCCTTGTCGGCGCCATCGGCACCGCGCTTGGTTCCATGGTCGGCAACCTGACGGTCGGCAAGAAAAAGTATGCCGATGTTGAAGCTGATATCCTCAAAATCATGGATAAGGCCGCCGCGCTCCAGAAAGACCTTCTGAAGCTCGTCGACGAGGACGCCGTCGTTTTCGAGCCCCTGTCCAAAGCTTACGGCATTCCCAAGGACGACCCGAACAGAGATAAGATCATGGAAGACGCTCTCAAGGCCGCCTGCTCCGTTCCGATGGACATTATGCGCGCCTGCTGCAAAGCCATTGAGCTCCATGAAGAGCTTGCTGCTAAGGGCTCTGCCCTTGCGCTCTCCGACGTCGGTGTCGGCGTTGTCTTCTGCAAATCGGCTCTGATGGGTGCCAGCCTCAACGTCTTCATCAACACAAAATCGATGATGGATAAGGCGCATGCCGCCGAGATCGAAAAGGAAGCCGACGCGCTCCTCACAAAGTACTGTGCGCAGGCTGACGCGATCTATGATTCCGTCATCAAACGTCTCAGATAG